From the Musa acuminata AAA Group cultivar baxijiao chromosome BXJ1-2, Cavendish_Baxijiao_AAA, whole genome shotgun sequence genome, one window contains:
- the LOC103974309 gene encoding protein MOR1 isoform X1 encodes MSTEDEKLLKEAKKLPWEERLLHKNWKVRNDANIDLAALCDSITDPKDPRLKEFGPLFRKTVADSNAPVQEKALDALIAFLRAADADAGRYAKEVCDSIVAKCLTGRPKTVEKAQTAFLLWVELEATEVFLEAMEKAIKNKVAKAVVPAIDVMFQALSEFGAKVVPPKKILKMLPELFDHQDQNVRASSKGLTLELCRWIGKEPVKSILFEKMRDTMKKELEAELVNVSGIARPTRKIRSEQDKEPEQEVVSETLGAGASEESTVDAPQEIDEYELVDPVDILTPLDKSGFWDGVKAVKWSERRDAVAELTKLSSTKRIAPGDFSELCRTLKKLVTDVNLAVSVEAIQAVGNLAKGLRNHFAASSRFLLPLLLEKLKEKKPVMTEALTQALQGMHKSGCLTLADAIEDVKLAIKNKVPHVRSLTLNWVTFCIETNNKATVLKLHKDYVPIFLESLNDGTPEVRDAAFAALAAVAKMVGMRPLERSLEKLDDVRKKKLSDLIGSSGGGENSTSGEVTILNSTTRISSNGGANSSFVRRSAVSMLSGRKPIQVGTATKKSVSVKTNVKKADGAGQSKALGSVETEDVEPGEMSLEEIEGRLGSLIKAETISQLKSGVWKERLEAVGLLKQEVENLQNLDQSAEILIRFLCAVPGWSEKNVQVQQQVIEVITYIVSTVKRLPKRCVVLCLLGISERVADIKTRSQAMKCLTTFSEAVGPGFIFDRLYKIMKDHKNPKVLSEGISWMVSAVEDFGVSHIKLKDLIDFCKDIGLQSSTAATRNATIKLIGTLHKFVGPDIKGFMTDVKPALLSALDAEYEKNPYEGAAAAPKKAVKALDSGSSISAAGSDGLPREDISAKITPNLLKDLGSPDWKVRLESIESINKILEEAHKRIQPSGTVELFGALRGRLCDSNKNLVMATLTVIGSLASAMGSPVEKSSKGILSDILKCLGDNKKHMRECTLNTLDSWVLAVHLDKMVPYITVALADSKLGAEGRKDLFDWLTRHLSKANDLSDASHLLKPTAAALTDKSAEVRKAAECCIGEVLRVCGQEAATKCMKDLKGPALALVLERIKPSSLTEEASESTRLISMGLASKPIIKNGKPGSNISNDRGSRPGTKTTSMRGVPTRASKLDPFVSAQDLAVQSQALFNIKDSNKEDRERLVIRRFKFEEPRPEQIQDLEYDFVKHFREDLHRRLLSTDFKKQVDGLELLQKVLATNKKEIIELLDILLRWFVLRFCESNTTCLLKVLEFLPELFGVLKDEGYTLTEAEAAMFLPCLAEKSGHNIEKVREKMREMMKQIVIIYSASKFLPYILEGLRSKNNRTRIECVDFIEYLIDHYGAEIGQLKCLQLVAGLTSERDGEIRKAALNTMATAYKNLGEDVWRYVGKLSDAQRSMLDDRFKWKAREMEKRKEGKPGDARAALRRSVRENGLDVAEQSGEVYSRSVSVPMAARENISYAHSDERNILARQFAGANGPTDWHEALDIIAMGLPEQSVEGMKVICHELTQVSNDPDSCVIEDLVKDADRLVSCLATMVPNTFNFSLSGASSRSCKYVLNTLMQTFQIKKLAHAVKESTLDNLITELLLWLLDERVPLMDDGSQLLKALNVLMLKILDNAERTSSFVVLINLLRPLDSLRWPSPVSSEALVTRNQKFSDLVVKCLIKLTKVLQSTIYEVDLDRILQSIHVYLQELGMEEIRRRAGADDKPLRMVKTVLHELVKLRGTAIKGHLSMVPIDTEPQPIILAYIDLNLQTLAAARMLTPSGPMGQTHWGDTASNSPTPTTHSADAQLKQELAAVFKKIGDKQTCTIGLYELYRITQLYPKVDIFAQLQNASEAFRTYIRDGLAQMEKNAVAGRTPSSLPMSTPPPIATLPSPKFGPLSPVHTKLINAKNESIHPNVAASYVDNDAVGSTASLRGQTDASEFRPHLGDDRMDRYPAAPAVTMGTLDAIRERMKSIQAAAAAGSLDGSGRPLAHINGNVLHGERVDGETPTQTNILPMDEKALSGLQARMERLKSGSLEPL; translated from the exons GGCCTCTCTTCAGAAAGACTGTGGCGGATTCCAATGCGCCAGTGCAGGAGAAGGCGCTGGATGCCCTAATTGCGTTTTTGCGTGCTGCGGATGCTGATGCTGGGAG GTATGCGAAGGAAGTCTGTGATTCCATCGTTGCTAAATGTCTCACCGGCAGGCCGAAGACAGTAGAGAAAGCACAGACTGCCTTTCTTTTGTGGGTGGAGTTGGAGGCAACCGAAGTGTTCTTG GAAGCAATGGagaaagcaataaaaaataaagttgCTAAGGCAGTTGTGCCTGCAATCGATGTGATGTTTCAGGCTCTTAG TGAATTTGGGGCAAAGGTGGTTCCTCCGAAGAAAATTCTTAAAATGCTTCCTGAACTTTTTGATCACCAAGATCAGAATGTTCGGGCATCTTCAAAAGGGCTTACTCTTGAACTATGTCGTTGGATTGGAAAAGAACCAGTAAAGTCTATTCTATTTGAAAAAATGCGAGATACTATG AAAAAAGAGCTGGAAGCAGAGCTTGTTAATGTCTCTGGAATTGCTCGGCCTACTCGAAAAATAAG ATCTGAGCAAGACAAGGAACCAGAACAAGAAGTTGTTTCTGAAACTCTGGGTGCTGGTGCTTCTGAAGAATCTACTGTGGATG CCCCTCAAGAAATAGATGAATACGAGCTTGTTGATCCTGTGGACATTTTGACACCTTTGGATAAGTCTGGCTTTTGGGATGGAGTG AAAGCTGTTAAATGGTCTGAAAGGAGGGATGCTGTTGCTGAGCTTACTAAACTTTCTTCAACTAAAAGAATTGCTCCTGGTGATTTTAGTGAACTCTGCCGGACCCTCAAAAAG CTTGTCACAGATGTGAATCTAGCTGTTTCTGTAGAGGCAATTCAAGCAGTAGGAAATCTGGCAAAAGGTCTGAGGAATCACTTTGCTGCAAGCTCACGATTTCTGTTACCTTTACTACTT GAAAAGTTGAAGGAGAAAAAACCAGTTATGACAGAGGCTCTTACTCAAGCTCTTCAAGGAATGCACAAGTCTGGATGTTTGACACTTGCTGATGCTATTGAAG ATGTTAAATTGGCTATCAAGAATAAGGTTCCACATGTGCGCTCATTAACATTAAACTGGGTCACATTCTGTATCGAGACAAATAACAAAGCAACTGTTCTTAAATTGCATAAGGATTATGTACCTATATTTCTGGAG AGCCTTAATGATGGTACTCCTGAAGTGAGAGATGCTGCTTTTGCTGCATTGGCAGCTGTAGCTAAG ATGGTTGGCATGAGACCTTTAGAAAGATCATTAGAGAAACTTGATGATGTCAGAAAAAAGAAACTCTCAGATCTGATTGGAAGCTCTGGTGGTGGTGAGAACTCTACTTCAGGAGAAG TTACAATCTTAAATTCAACCACCAGAATATCCAGTAATGGG GGCGCCAATAGTTCATTTGTGAGGCGTTCTGCTGTAAGCATGCTTAGTGGGAGGAAGCCCATTCAGGTGGGG ACGGCCACGAAGAAAAGTGTCTCAGTTAAGACCAATGTGAAAAAGGCCGATGGGGCAGGACAATCAAAAGCTTTAGGATCAGTTGAGACCGAAGATGTTGAG CCAGGAGAAATGAGTTTGGAGGAAATTGAAGGGAGATTGGGTTCTCTTATAAAGGCCGAAACTATTTCCCAGCTGAAGAGTGGTGTTTGGAAGGAACGCCTTGAAG CTGTTGGCCTGCTGAAGCAGGAGGTTGAGAATCTTCAGAATCTTGATCAGTCTGCTGAGATTTTGATTCGTTTTTTATGTGCTGTTCCTGGATGGAGTGAGAAAAACGTACAG GTCCAACAACAGGTCATTGAGGTCATCACATACATAGTTTCCACTGTGAAAAGGCTTCCTAAGCGATGTGTGGTGCTGTGCCTTTTAG GCATTAGCGAAAGGGTTGCAGATATTAAAACACGTTCCCAAGCAATGAAGTGCCTTACGACTTTTTCTGAAGCAGTTGGTCCAGGATTTATTTTTGATAGA CTGTACAAAATCATGAAAGATCACAAGAACCCCAAGGTTCTTAGTGAGGGTATTTCATGGATGGTCTCTGCTGTTGAAGATTTTGGAGTTTCCCACATAAAGCTAAAG GATCTAATTGATTTTTGCAAAGATATTGGGCTTCAATCCAGTACTGCTGCGACAAGGAATGCAACGATTAAACTTATTGGAACCTTACATAAGTTTGTTGGCCCAG ATATCAAGGGTTTTATGACTGATGTCAAGCCTGCTCTTCTAAGTGCTCTGGATGCTGAGTATGAAAAGAACCCATATGAG GGTGCTGCTGCAGCTCCCAAGAAGGCAGTAAAAGCCTTAGATTCTGGTTCATCTATTTCTGCTGCTGGGTCTGATGGTCTGCCACGCGAAGATATTAGTGCAAAGATAACACCTAATCTATTGAAAGATCTAGGGAGTCCTGATTGGAAA GTTCGTTTGGAGTCAATTGAGTCCATTAACAAGATTCTGGAAGAAGCACATAAACGTATCCAACCTTCTGGAACTG TTGAGTTGTTTGGTGCTCTTCGAGGCCGTCTATGTGATAGCAATAAAAATTTGGTAATGGCAACTTTGACTGTCATTGGAAGTCTTGCATCTGCAATGGGTTCTCCTGTTGAGAAATCTAGCAAG GGAATTTTGTCAGATATACTGAAATGTCTCGGTGATAACAAAAAGCATATGAGAGAATGCACTCTAAATACCTTAGATTCATGGGTTCTTGCTGTTCACCTGGATAAGATG GTTCCTTACATCACTGTTGCATTGGCTGATTCAAAACTAGGGGCAGAGGGGCGAAAAGATCTTTTTGATTGGCTAACAAGGCATTTATCAAAAGCTAACGATTTGTCTGATGCTTCACACCTCTTAAAGCCAACTGCTGCTGCTTTGACT gatAAATCAGCAGAAGTTCGAAAGGCTGCTGAATGTTGTATAGGTGAAGTGCTGAGGGTTTGTGGACAAGAGGCA GCTACTAAGTGTATGAAGGATCTAAAGGGGCCTGCCTTAGCTCTTGTACTTGAGCGGATAAAGCCTTCTAGTCTGACTGAAG AAGCTTCAGAATCCACAAGATTGATTTCCATGGGTCTGGCATCAAAACCGATCATAAAGAATGGAAAACCAGGATCGAACATTAGCAATGACCGTGGCTCTAGACCTGGCACCAAGACTACATCAATG AGAGGTGTTCCAACTAGGGCTTCAAAACTTGACCCTTTTGTTTCTGCTCAAGATCTTGCAGTCCAGTCACAGGCTTTATTTAACATCAAGGACTCAAATAAG GAAGATAGGGAGAGGCTTGTTATTCGAAGATTCAAGTTCGAGGAGCCACGTCCAGAGCAAATTCAGGATCTGGAG TATGATTTTGTGAAGCATTTCAGAGAAGACCTACATAGACGACTTCTAAGCAcagatttcaagaagcaagtagaTGGACTTGAATTGTTGCAAAAG GTTCTAGCAACAAATAAGAAAGAAATAATTGAACTACTTGACATACTTTTAAGGTGGTTTGTATTGCGGTTTTGTGAGTCCAACACAACCTGCTTGTTGAAG GTGCTTGAATTCCTTCCTGAGCTTTTTGGTGTTCTAAAGGATGAGGGTTACACTTTGACTGAGGCAGAAGCTGCAATGTTTCTTCCATGCCTTGCAGAGAAG TCTGGTCATAACATTGAAAAGGTCAGGGAGAAGATGCGTGAAATGATGAAGCAAATTGTTATTATCTATTCAGCATCAAAGTTCCTTCCATATATATTGGAAGGCTTGCGTTCAAAGAACAATCGAACTCGAATAGAGTGTGTCGATTTTATTGAATACTTAATTGATCATTATGGAGCTGAG ATTGGACAGTTGAAATGTTTGCAGCTTGTTGCTGGGTTAACATCAGAACGAGATGGTGAAATTAGGAAAGCTGCTCTCAACACAATGGCTACTGCTTACAAAAATCTTG GGGAGGACGTATGGAGATATGTTGGGAAGCTATCTGATGCTCAAAGGAGTATGCTTGATGATAGATTTAAATGGAAG GCTAGGGAGATggagaaaagaaaggaaggaaagcCTGGTGATGCCAGAGCTGCTTTAAGGCGTTCAGTCCGAGAGAATGG GCTAGATGTAGCAGAACAGAGTGGAGAAGTTTACTCACGCTCTGTCTCTGTTCCAATGGCAGCAAG GGAAAATATATCTTATGCTCACTCTGATGAAAGAAATATTTTAGCTCGACAATTTGCTGGTGCAAATGGTCCCACTGACTGGCATGAAGCTCTTGATATTATTGCAATGGGTTTGCCCGAGCAG TCAGTTGAAGGTATGAAAGTTATATGCCATGAGCTAACGCAGGTCTCAAATGACCCTGACAGCTGTGTAATTGAAGATCTTGTTAAAGATGCAGACAGATTAGTTTCGTGCCTAGCCACAATG GTCCCTAATACCTTTAATTTCAGCCTTTCTGGAGCTTCATCAAGATCTTGCAAATATGTGCTTAATACACTTATGCAG ACCTTCCAGATCAAAAAACTAGCTCATGCTGTGAAAGAGAGTACATTAGACAACCTGATCACTGAACTTCTTCTTTGGCTTTTGGATGAAAGAGTTCCTTTAATGGATGATGGTAGCCAATTGCTGAAAGCACTTAATGTTTTAATGCTCAAAATTCTG GATAATGCAGAAAGAACATCATCTTTCGTCGTGCTAATTAATTTATTGAGACCTCTGGACTCTTTGAGGTGGCCATCTCCTGTATCATCTGAAGCTCTCGTTACCAGGAATCAGAAATTCTCAGATCTAGTTGTTAAATGTTTAATTAAGTTAACCAAG GTATTACAGAGCACAATTTATGAAGTCGATCTTGACCGTATTCTTCAAAGCATTCATGTATACCTGCAAGAGTTGGGGATGGAAGAGATACGGAGGAG GGCTGGAGCTGATGACAAACCACTACGGATGGTTAAAACTGTTCTGCATGAACTCGTGAAACTCCGAGGTACAGCTATAAAGGGTCACCTCTCTATGGTACCTATAGACACAGAACCTCAGCCTATCATTCTTGCCTATATTGACCTAAATCTTCAG ACTCTTGCAGCTGCTAGAATGTTGACTCCATCTGGCCCCATGGGACAAACACATTGGGGTGACACTGCTTCAAATAGTCCAACTCCTACAACCCATTCAGCAGATGCTCAATTGAAG CAAGAGCTTGCTGCAGTGTTTAAGAAAATTGGTGACAAGCAAACATGTACAATTGGACTATATGAACTCTACCGGATTACCCAACTCTACCCTAAG GTTGATATATTTGCTCAGCTCCAAAATGCAAGTGAGGCTTTTAGAACATATATCAGAGATGGGCTGGCTCAG ATGGAGAAGAATGCAGTAGCTGGAAGGACACCTTCTAGCCTTCCCATGTCCACTCCACCTCCCATAGCAACTCTTCCATCCCCAAAGTTTGGACCCCTCTCTCCTGTACACACGAAGTTGATCAATGCAAAAAATGAAAGCATACACCCAAATGTTGCTGCTTCATATGTGGACAATGATGCTGTTGGGTCAACAGCTTCTCTGAGAGGTCAAACTGATGCATCAGAGTTTAGGCCTCACTTAGGAGACGATCGGATGGACCGATATCCagctg CTCCTGCAGTTACAATGGGGACACTGGATGCCATCAGAGAGCGGATGAAAAGCATAcaagctgctgctgccgctggcaGTTTGGATGGTTCAGGCCGACCATTAGCACATATCAATGGTAATGTGCTCCATGGAGAACGTGTTGATGGGGAAACACCAACACAAACCAATATTCTTCCAATGGATGAGAAGGCATTATCTGGATTGCAAGCACGGATGGAGAGGCTAAAAAGTGGATCCCTTGAACCGCTTTAG